The Bosea sp. AS-1 region TGGGCGACGGAGCCGTCAGCTGCCGAGCTTCGCCGCCCGGTTCGCGCGCAGCCGGGCGAAATCCTCGCCGGCATGGTGCGAGGAGCGGGTCAGCGGCGTGGAGGAGACCATCAGGAAGCCCTTGGCATAGGCGATGGTCTCGAAACTCTTGAATTCGTCGGGGGTGACGAAGCGGATTACCGCGTGGTGCTTGCGCGAAGGCGCCAGGTACTGGCCGATGGTCATGAAGTCGACCTCCGCCGAGCGGAGGTCGTCCATGAGCTGAAGCACCTCGTTCCGCTCCTCGCCGAGACCGACCATGATGCCGGATTTAGTGAAGATTGTCGGGTCGAGCTCCTTCACTCGCTGCAGCAGCCGAAGAGAATGGAAATAGCGCGCGCCCGGTCGCACCGTCAGGTACTTGCCCGGCACGGTCTCGAGGTTGTGGTTGAACACATCGGGCTTGGCCGCGACGACCACTTCGAGCGCGCCCGGCTTGCGCAGGAAGTCCGGCGTCAGGATCTCGATGGTAGTGCTGGGCGAGGCCTTGCGAATGGCGTGGATGACATTGGCGAAATGCTCGGCACCGCCGTCCTTGAGATCATCGCGGTCCACCGAGGTGATGACGACGTGCTCAAGTCCGAGCTTGGCGACGGCATCCGCGACCTTACGCGGCTCCTCCAGATCGAGCGCCTGCGGCACCCCGGTCTTCACGTTGCAGAAGGCGCAGGCCCGCGTGCAGGTGTCGCCCATGATCATGAAGGTGGCGTGCTTCTTTTCCCAGCACTCGCCGATATTCGGGCAGCCCGCCTCCTCGCAGACCGTGACCAGCTTCTCGGCCTTCACGATCTTCTGCGTCTCGGCCCATTTCGGCGAGCCCGGTGCCTTGACGCGGATCCAGTCCGGCTTGCGCAGGACTGGGTTCTCCGGCCGCTTCTGCTTCTCGGGGTGGCGCAGTTCCGGCGCCGGCTGGGTCTCAGCCTTCGGATTGCCGGCATTGGGCCGCGGATCGCGGTTCAGCAGGTCGAGAACAAGCGCCATAATAGGGTCCGGGCTTCAACAGCAGGAGCCGGCTTCGCCGGCCCCCCTTAGCTAATCCCCAAAGCCCGCTCCCGCAACTGCCCGGCGGGCGAACATGGTTCACCTGCGCCCACGCGCCGCGTTCCAGATCACGATGATGACGACGGCGCCGGCGACTGCCGCCGTCAGCGTGCGCCAGAATCCGAAGACCGGGACCTCCAGCAATTCGGCGAGCTTGGCACCGACGAAGGAGCCGGCGACACCGACGAGCATATTGGTGAAGAGCCCATGGTCCGACGAGGTGAGGCGCTCGGCGATCCAGCCGGCGATGAGGCCGATCAGCAATGTCATGAAGAAGCCGTAGCCCGGCTGGGCCATGGTGGCGGCAAAGCTTTCCATCGAAGATCTCCTCCTGCAGCGCCATGCGTGCAAGGCCATGATAGCGGGATCGTCCGACGAGGGAACGACCGCGGGCAGCTTGGCTCACAGCCGTGACAGGCTGGCGTCAGCGACGCCCGGGCGGCTCGATCTCAGCCTGGAGCGCGGCGAGATGCTCGGCCGCAGCATCGGCGGCCGCCTTCTCCACCGCTCGAAAACGGCTCACCAGCGCCTCGCCGAGACGGGTCAGACTGGCACCGCCGCCATTCTTGCCGCCGACCTGGCGCTCCACCACCGGCTGGCCGAACAGCGTGTTGAGTTCCTCGACGAGGTCCCAGGCGCGCCGATAGGACATCTCCATGGAGCGCCCCGCAGCCGAGATCGACCCCAGCGCCGCGATCTTTTCGAGCAGCTCGATCTTGCCCGGACCGATACGGCCCTCGGGGTCGAGCTGGATGCGCAAGCTGAGCGAGGGCACGGCTCCTGGTCCTAGGAGGCCTTGGCAAGGGCCGGAGGCGCGACCTGATCGCAGGCGGCGAGATAGATCGCCGCAACGCGCTCGATGCCGGCCTGATCCGATGCATCGAAGCGGGCGACCGAGGGGCTATCGAGATCGATGACGCCGATCACGCCGTCGCGGCCGATCAAAGGCACGACCAGCTCGGAGCGCGACGCCGCATCGCAAGCGATATGCCCTGGAAACGCGTTGACGTCCTCGACCAGCACCGGACTGCGACGTGCCACCGCGGTACCGCAGACCCCTGCGCCGACGGCGATGCGTACGCAGGCAGGTCGCCCCTGGAACGGCCCGAGCACGAGTTCGCCATCGCGCATCAGGTAGAAGCCCGCCCAGTTCAGGTCTGGCATCGTCTGGTACAAGAGGGCCGAGGTGTTGGCAGCATTCGCGATCGGATCCGGTTCGCCATGCAGCAGGGCCTCGAGCTGCTGGGCCAGCTCGCGGTAGAATTCAGCCTTGTCGTCGGTCTTGATGTCGCGCGCCTCGAACATGATCATGCGTCCCTGATTGCCAGCCGATTCCTAGCACCATCGACTGGGCTTCGCCATGCGCTGCCCTCGCCGCCCGCTCTATCAACCCCAGCCACCCGATGCCCTGCCCCGACCGCCTCATCCGCATCGCCGCGGCCCTGCTCACCGATAGCCGTGGCCGTCTTCTCCTGGTGCGAAAGCACGGAACGGAGAGCTTCATGCAGCCGGGCGGCAAGATTGAGCCGAATGAGGAGCCCCGCGCGGCACTGCTGCGCGAGCTGCGGGAAGAGCTCGGGCTGACGGAAGAGCGCGACTCGCTGATCTACCTCGGAACGCTGGCAGCGCCGGCTGCCAACGAACCGGGCTTCACGGTGGAGGCGGAGCTGTATCGGCTGGTTTCGGACAGACCTCCGAAGCCTGCAGCGGAAATCGCCGAAATCGCATGGCTGTCTTCGGATGCGACGACGACTGTCACACTGGCGCCATTGACCCGCGACCATGTGCTGCCGCTTTGGCGCTCCCGCGAATGAGGTGACGAGGTGGATAGCGACGGTACCCCGGCGGCGCGACATGCGGATGGCAGCGCCGGCGATGCCGACTACGGCCGGATCGGGCGCGGCTATGCGTCCTATCGTCAGCCCGAGCCCGTGATCGCGGCACAGATCGAAGCCGCACTCGGAGCTGCCGGAACCATTCTCAATGTCGGCGCCGGCGCGGGCTCCTACGAGCCGCGTGGGCGCAATGTCACCGCCGTCGAGCCCTCAGCCTCGATGCGGGCGCAACGCCCGGCCGATCTCGCCGTCGCGATCGACGCCATGGCCGAGAGATTGCCCTTCCCGGACAAGTCCTTCGACGCCGCCATGGCGACCTTCACCGTGCATCAGTGGCAGGATCTCGCTGCCGGCCTTCGCGAGATGCGCAGGGTGACGCACGGGCCGATCGTCATCCTGTCCTGCGATCCGGCGTTGGTGGAGGCCTTCTGGCTCACCGACTATGCGCCGAAGGTGCTGGCCACCGAGGCGAGGCGCTATCCCGCGCTCGATGATATCGGCAACATGCTCGGCGGCCGCGCCGAGATCGTGGCGGTGCCGATCCCTCTCGCCTGCCAGGACGGGTTCAACGAGGCTTATTACGGCCGCCCCGAAGCCTTTCTCGATGAAGGCGCACGCTCGGCCTGCTCGGCCTGGAGCTTCGTCACCGCCCGGGAGAATGCCGCCTCTATCGCGCGGCTGCGCGACGATCTCGCCTCCGGTGCCTGGGACGACCGTTACGGGCACCTGCGGCACCAGCCGAGCTACGACGGCTCGCTGCGTCTGGTGGTCGCCAGAGGCTGAGCGAGCTGGCTGTAGCTGTCCCGAAAACAAGACAACCGCCCGAAGGCGGTTGTCTTGGTTACCTCGATGACACCGAAAGCGGAGCTCTCACCACATGTCGAGGGCAACGCGCGCCTCATCGGACATGCGCGACTGGTCCCAGGGCGGGTCGAAGGTCATGTTGACGGTGACGCTGGCCACGCCGTTGACGGTGCTGACAGCGTTCTCGACCCAGCCTGGCATCTCGCCGGCAACGGGGCAGCCCGGCGCAGTCAGGGTCATGTCGATGGTGACCTGACGGTCATCGGCGATGTCGACGCGATAGATCAGGCCCAGCTCGTAAATATCGGCTGGGATCTCCGGATCGTAGACCGTCTTCAGCGCCGCGACGATATCGTCCGTCAGCCGGTCGATCTCCTCCGGCGGCAGCGTCGAGCCGGCGCCGAGCTGGGGCTCGTTCGGCTTGAAGCCGTCTTCCTTCAGGGCGATGGGTTCGGACGTGGCCAAGGCTCAAAATCCTCGATTATTGGACCATCTCACGCTTCTTCGAAGCGCGGAATGGTCCAATTCGTTGTCTTGCCGCATTTTCTTCACGCGAACCGGCATCCACTTCGCTCGAAAATGCTCTATGCGAACAGGCTCTCGGCCTTCCGCAAGGCGTCGACCAGCTTGTCGACCTCCTCAAGCGTATTATAGAGCCCGAATGAGGCGCGGCAGGTCGATGTCACCCCATATCGTGCCAAAAGCGGCATTGCGCAATGGGTGCCGGCCCGCACCGCGACGCCAGCGCGGTCGATGACCGTCGCGACGTCATGGGCATGGGCGCCCTTCATCTCGAAGGCGACGATCGCCCCCTTCTCCTTCGCTTTGCCGAAGATACGGATGGAGTTCATCTCGCCGAGGCGCTCCATCGCATAGGCGCCGAGCTTCGCCTCATGCGCGGCAATATTCTCGCGGCCGAGCGCCATCATGTAGTCGAGCGCGACCCCCAGGCCCACCGCCTCGACGATCGCCGGTGTGCCGGCCTCGAAGCGATGCGGTGGGTCGTTATAGGTCACCGTATCCTCGGTGACGGTCACGATCATCTCGCCGCCGCCTTCATAGGGAGGCAGCTTGTCGAGCCATTCCTTGCGACCCCAGAGCACACCGGAGCCGGTCGGCCCATAGGTCTTGTGGCCGGTGAAGGCATAGAAATCGCAGCCAAGCGCCTGCACGTCGACCGGCAGGTGCACTGCGCCCTGGCTGCCGTCGACGACGAGCGGGATGCCATGTGCCCGGCAGATCCTCGCGACCTCGGCGATCGGCACGATGGTCCCGGTC contains the following coding sequences:
- a CDS encoding winged helix-turn-helix domain-containing protein; this translates as MPSLSLRIQLDPEGRIGPGKIELLEKIAALGSISAAGRSMEMSYRRAWDLVEELNTLFGQPVVERQVGGKNGGGASLTRLGEALVSRFRAVEKAAADAAAEHLAALQAEIEPPGRR
- a CDS encoding GlsB/YeaQ/YmgE family stress response membrane protein, giving the protein MESFAATMAQPGYGFFMTLLIGLIAGWIAERLTSSDHGLFTNMLVGVAGSFVGAKLAELLEVPVFGFWRTLTAAVAGAVVIIVIWNAARGRR
- a CDS encoding SUF system Fe-S cluster assembly protein yields the protein MALKEDGFKPNEPQLGAGSTLPPEEIDRLTDDIVAALKTVYDPEIPADIYELGLIYRVDIADDRQVTIDMTLTAPGCPVAGEMPGWVENAVSTVNGVASVTVNMTFDPPWDQSRMSDEARVALDMW
- the lipA gene encoding lipoyl synthase; translation: MALVLDLLNRDPRPNAGNPKAETQPAPELRHPEKQKRPENPVLRKPDWIRVKAPGSPKWAETQKIVKAEKLVTVCEEAGCPNIGECWEKKHATFMIMGDTCTRACAFCNVKTGVPQALDLEEPRKVADAVAKLGLEHVVITSVDRDDLKDGGAEHFANVIHAIRKASPSTTIEILTPDFLRKPGALEVVVAAKPDVFNHNLETVPGKYLTVRPGARYFHSLRLLQRVKELDPTIFTKSGIMVGLGEERNEVLQLMDDLRSAEVDFMTIGQYLAPSRKHHAVIRFVTPDEFKSFETIAYAKGFLMVSSTPLTRSSHHAGEDFARLRANRAAKLGS
- a CDS encoding GAF domain-containing protein — translated: MFEARDIKTDDKAEFYRELAQQLEALLHGEPDPIANAANTSALLYQTMPDLNWAGFYLMRDGELVLGPFQGRPACVRIAVGAGVCGTAVARRSPVLVEDVNAFPGHIACDAASRSELVVPLIGRDGVIGVIDLDSPSVARFDASDQAGIERVAAIYLAACDQVAPPALAKAS
- a CDS encoding cysteine desulfurase, whose amino-acid sequence is MNAITGQPVLKPYDVETVRRDFPILSREVYGKPLVYLDNAASAQKPNAVIDAMSKLMREDYSNVHRGLHYLANASTEAYEAARESARRFLNARHLEEIVFTRSSTGALNTVASSLGRHLNIGEGDEIIVSILEHHSNIVPWHYWRERHGAVLKWAPIDEDGNFLIEEFEKLITPRTKVVSLTHMSNATGTIVPIAEVARICRAHGIPLVVDGSQGAVHLPVDVQALGCDFYAFTGHKTYGPTGSGVLWGRKEWLDKLPPYEGGGEMIVTVTEDTVTYNDPPHRFEAGTPAIVEAVGLGVALDYMMALGRENIAAHEAKLGAYAMERLGEMNSIRIFGKAKEKGAIVAFEMKGAHAHDVATVIDRAGVAVRAGTHCAMPLLARYGVTSTCRASFGLYNTLEEVDKLVDALRKAESLFA
- a CDS encoding NUDIX domain-containing protein; its protein translation is MPCPDRLIRIAAALLTDSRGRLLLVRKHGTESFMQPGGKIEPNEEPRAALLRELREELGLTEERDSLIYLGTLAAPAANEPGFTVEAELYRLVSDRPPKPAAEIAEIAWLSSDATTTVTLAPLTRDHVLPLWRSRE
- a CDS encoding class I SAM-dependent methyltransferase, coding for MDSDGTPAARHADGSAGDADYGRIGRGYASYRQPEPVIAAQIEAALGAAGTILNVGAGAGSYEPRGRNVTAVEPSASMRAQRPADLAVAIDAMAERLPFPDKSFDAAMATFTVHQWQDLAAGLREMRRVTHGPIVILSCDPALVEAFWLTDYAPKVLATEARRYPALDDIGNMLGGRAEIVAVPIPLACQDGFNEAYYGRPEAFLDEGARSACSAWSFVTARENAASIARLRDDLASGAWDDRYGHLRHQPSYDGSLRLVVARG